In Longimicrobiaceae bacterium, the DNA window GTCGCCTTCGCCCAGGCGGATCTCGGCCTGCGCGGCGCCCGTCGCGGGGTTCGGACGGATGCCGTCGGCCCACGCGCTCAGCACGTGCGACGCCATCTTCCCGATCCCCACCTCCGCCAGCGGCCCGATGATGCGGCGCGCGGCCGGGTTCAAGTCCACGATTCGGCTCTCCGCGTCGAGCACCACCACCGCGTCGCTCATTCCCTCGATTACCGCGTCGCGCGCCACCGGGACGATGTCGAACAGCCGGAACCGGAACACGCCCCACGCCAGCGCGATGCCGCTCAGCGTGAAGAGGAAGGGCATCGGGTTCGCGGCAAAAGTCACGAGCCGCAGGTAGTACAGCACGTTGCCCAGCCACGGCAGGATGGCCGCGATCAGCAGCACCCGCGCCTGCCGCCGCTGGAGCGCGGATCCCTCGCCCGCGCTCCCCAGCAGCAGCAGGATGCTGAGCGTGATAAGGGCCCACGCGTAGACGAGGTGGAACCAGAAGAGGGGCCCGGCAGTGTTGTTGGTGACCACCAGCCCGCCGCGCACCGACAGCTCGAACTTGCTCCAGTACAGCCCGTGCAGCTCGTTCGTGAAGATGAGCGCCAGCGTCACGACGGGCACCGCCGCGATCACCGCCAGTCTCCGCCGGGTCAGCCACGCGGTGCGCCCCGTGTGCTGGAGCACCAGGATCAGCCACCCCACCGGCACCATCGTGGCGCCCAGATGCAATAGCTTCGCGGACCACAGCTTGGCCTCCAGCCCCGTCGCGGCGAAGTACAGCGCGTCCACCAGCGACCACACGGCCGAGGCCGTCATCAGCAGCATGAAGCCGGACGCGCCGGTCACGTTGCGGTGGCGCCACGCGTACACGGCCAGCGCCGCCGAGATCGCGCCGGACACGAGCAGGGGAACGAGATGAGGTGTGTACTGCCAGGTCATCGTGGCGTGCGGAGGGGAGCGGGCGTGGGCGGGACGGCGGGACGTGCCGTCCGGAGGCGGCTGGGCAGGAGACGTCGGAGCAGCTCGCGCGTCATGCCGAGGCGCGGGTCTGCCTGGGGGAAGATAGACGGCACCCGCACGGGCGCAATCCTGTTGCGTGCCTGGGAAGTAGAGCCGGAAGCGCTGTCGGGAGATGTTGCGAACGCGGTATATTGCGTGCGAGGAGCGAATTCTCTTGTGTGATGATGAATTGCGCATTAAATTCGTTGCGTGAACCTCGACGCCGGGAGAACTCGCATGCCACGCCGCAAACGTCCCGAAGGTGAAACGGTCTACGAAACCGCCGCCCAGCGCGCCCGCCGGCCGGCGCAGGTCCGCGAGGTGCTCGCCGCCGAAGAGTACGCCTCCGCCGCGTACGCCCCGCTCCTCGACAGCGTGGGCCAGACGTTGCGCTACGCCTCGTACCTGAACGCGCGGCGGGGCTTCTCCACCGACGCGGCGCTCGCCGAGGTGTTCCCGGTGAGCCCCAGCCGCGTCACCCGCTGGAAGCAGGGCCATCCCCCCGAAGCCGAGAACGCGCGCCTGCTGCGCGACCTAGGCATCGTGGTCTCCCTGCTCGACGGCTTCGTCGACGAGGACGCCATCCACGACTGGCTGCACGGGACGAACGCGCACCTGGGCAACCGCCGCCCCGTCGACGTCGTCCGCGACGGGCGCCTCTCCGAGGTCGTACGTGCCCTCGAGGCCGAGAAGAGCGGCGCCTTCGCCTGATGATGGCCGAGGCGGCGGGGCTCTCGTGCTGGCGCGCGTTCCCGTGGGACCCCGCCGCGGCGGACGGGGAGCCGTTCTCGCCGCGGTTCGTGCCGCCGGTGCAGGGGAGCGGGCGTTTCGACCTGGGCGCCCCGCTCGTGCTCTACATGGCCGAGTCGCCCGCGCACGCCGTGGGCGAGGTGATGCAGTCGTTCCGCGGGTGCCTGGTGGGGGCCACTCACCTGCGCCGGTTCGGCAAGGCGCTGGCGGTGGTGGAGGTCAAGCTGCCGCGCGAAATCCCGGGCAGGCTGGCCGACCTGACCGATCCTGCGATCCTGTCCAGCCTGGGCATCCGCCCGGATGCGCTGGCGAGCCGGGACGTGCAGCGGACTCAGTCCATCTCCCGGTCGCTCTTCCGCGCGGGCTACCCCGGCTTCCGCTGGTGGTCGTCGCTGATGGGCGACTGGCACACAGTGGTGCTCTTCCTGGACCGTGTGCCCGTCTCCGACCTCTCGTACGGCCAGCCGCAGGCGCTCTCGTTGGCGCATCCCGCCATGCAATCCGCCGCTTCCCTGCTCGGGTTCAGGCTTGATCGGTAGATGTTGTACCGAGAAGGTGAAGACAGCCGTAGAAAGTGAAGCCCCGGTGCGAAAATTCGCGCCGGGGCTTCGTCTCGTCATTCTCCTCGGGACGCCATCGATCAGCTTGCCGACCCCCCCCGCCGTCAGACGTGTAGCTCGGGCTTGAGGCGGTGGTGGCGGAGGAAGTCCATAAACTTGAGGTAGTCTTCGGCCTGGAGGCCCAGGAGCTTGAGCAGGCGCTTGTAGCTACCGTTGGTCTGGCGGAGGCCGCGGGCCACGATCTGCCGCACCTCGCTGCGGCTCAGCTCGCGGTCCAGGAAGGGCGTGTGGACCACCAGCCAGAAGCTCTCGCCGCCGCGGACCATGCGCTCGTAGCAAGCCTCGACGGTTCCGTTGGCGTGGGCGGCGCCATTCCCGTTGCCGTTCGCCACAGTGTACGAATGACCTTCGCCGGAGGGCTCCAGCGCGTCGGCGAACTCGCGCGGCTGGATGACCTCGCCGTCGGCGAGGTGGAAGCCCATGTCCACCAGGCTGCGGAGCTCGCGTACGTTTCCGGGCCAGTGGTACGTTCGCAGCGTCTCCGAAGCCGAGGGGGAGAGGCGCTTGCGGTTGGACCAGCGCGAGTTGAGCAGGCCCAGGTAGTGGCCCGTGAGAAGCTCCCAGTCGTCGCCGCGCTCGCGAAGTGCGGGGACGTGGAGCCACAGGTAGCGGAGCCGGTAGAAGAGGTCCGCGCGGAAGGTGCCTGCCTTGACCATGGGCCGCAGGTCGCGGCTGGTGGCGGCGATCACCCGCACGTCCACGCGCCGCACGCAACTGCCGCCCACGGGCACCACCTCGCCCTCGCCGAGGGTGCGGAGGAGCATGGCCTGGGCGCCGGGGGTCAGCTCGCCGATCTCGTCGAGGAAGACGACGCCGCCGTTGGCTTCCTCGAAGATTCCGCGGTGGTCGCCGATGGCGCCGGTGAAGCTGCCCTTCTTGTGGCCGAACAGCTCGCTGGCGATGAGGTTGCCGTCGTTGTACTGCGCGCAGTTGATGCGCAGGAAGGGCCGGCCGGCGCGCGGCCCCAGCAGGTACAGCGCCTTGGCGAACAGCTCTTTGCCCGTGCCCGTCTCGCCGGTGATGAGCACGGGGCTCTCCGACCGCGCGAACCGCTGGATCTTCTCCTGTGCCTCCAGCAGGCACGGGTCCACCCCGATCAGCTTCACCGCCTCCTTGCGCCCCCAGTGGCGCACCGACAGCTCTTCCACGCTGCGCGCCAGCTCCGACTGGTCCTGCCGAATACAGCTTTCCAGTGCGATCGCCACCATGGGTCACCCGCGCGTACGAAGGTTTCCAGCTCAACCGGGGTACCGCCCTTACGGAAAGCCGGGAGGGCGGGGCAAATAGAGGGGTGCTTCTCGCCAGCCAAAGTGAGGAGGCCGGCGTTTTTGTGGCTCGGAATGGGCTTGCCGCCTGGCACACCCCTCCCCGCCGCAATGCGCGGAAGGGACAGGGTGCGTATATCCCGTGGAGGCCGGAGTGCGCACAGAAGCGCGCAACTGAAACTGCGCCGACGTGCTCCGTGCTTCTCCGCGGCGTCCTGTAACGGACGGGGATCGTACACTACTGCGGATTCGTATTGGTGTCAATACGTGTCGTCAACCGGGCGTCGCGGCTGTGACGGCTGTCTCTCTCAGGCGCTCGCCCGCTCCCGCCGACGCGAGTTCTTCGAGCGTGGTGGATGCGAGAAGGGCGATGATGCGCGCCTTCTCTTCCGGCGAGGTCCAGGCTTCCGTGCGGGCGCGGTCGAACGCCGCGAGCGCGCTCACGGCGGCGTGGACGAGCGACTGGAGGACGCGGAATGCGGCGTCGCCCAGCGGGGGCTTGCCGCGGTAGTTCGCCAAGCGCCCGCCCTCGCGGAAGCGAGGGAAGTCCTCCATCCCCAGGAAGCGCAGGAGCCAGTCCGGCCGGAAGCGGCCCGCGGCGGCGGCGATGCCCATGTAGTCGGCGATCAGCTCGTCGTGCACGGTGTTGCGCATCGACCCGAAGACGCGGCGGGTGAAGTAGTGCGTGCACTCGTGCTCCAGGCGGATCCGAAGCGAGAGATCCGCCCACTCGCCGTCGTCCACCCCCAGCGCGGCGGCAGGGACGCCGCTGTACGGGCTGCGGCTGAGCAGGACGAAGCGGTCCTGGTAGAGCTCCTTCCGGGGGACGATCTCGCGGAAGCGGGCTGCCCAGCCGTCTCCCGGCGTGCCGGGATTCTCCCGCTCCCAATCTCCCCTGAGCGAGGCGACGCGGTCCCAGTTGTTGAAGCCGGCCACGATGCACGCGCCCATCGACGCAGGGATCGGGTCCGGCTCGTTGCGGCGGGCGAGCGCGCGGACCAGGGTGACGAAATCCTCCCGGTCATCCGCGATGACAACGGGGAGATGGCCGGCGGGCGTGGGATGGATGCGGATCTCCAGCCGCTCGCGCGCGCGCAGCCTCACCGCATCTCCCGATTCCGGCGGGGGGATGCCGCGCTTGGTCGCCGCCTGGTAGGCGTCGGTTGCGCTCACGCCCGCGGCGACGGGGAAGCGCAGCTGCACCAGGCGCTCGCGGAGCACGGCCCACGCGCCGCGCGTCTCCGCCTCGTGCGCGTACGACTCCCAGGCGGCGACGAAGGGCTCGTCGGGGAGAGGAAACGGTCCGGACTCGGCGGGGATCTCGAATGGCGACTGGCCGTACGCGAGCAGCTCTTCGGCCTCGGCCTCCGTGGCGCCGTGGGCGCGGAGGACGTCCGCGCGGAAGTCGCGCGCGTTCATTCGGTGCGCCCGCCGGCGGCCCGCCCCGCATCTCCCGGTCCCGACGGCTGGCCTGCCCGGAGCGAGGTACGCGCGGGGACCGCGGCCGGTGCGGCGCCGGGGATGCCGTGCGACTCGTCCAGGTACTCCCAGCGGCCGGCGTGCGCGACCATCTTGCGCACCGGCTTGTCCACCAGGTCACCGTGGTCGTCGAAGGTGAAGGGGCCGGTCACGCCCTGCCAGGCGTGCGTGGAGCGCAGCGCCGCGGCGATGTGCTCCGGCGTGGGGGTGGGCGTGCGGCGCATGGCCTGGGCGAGCACGCCCACCGCGTCGTAGCCCAGCGCGGCGCCCACGTCGGGCTGCACGCCGTAGCGCTTGCGGAACGCGTCCACGAAGCGGCGCACCTCGGGCCGTACGTCGCCCGCGTGGAAGGCGGAGGCGACCACGGTGCCCTCCACCGCGCTGCCGCCTACCCGTAGCGCGTCGGGTATGCCCAGCGCGTCGCCGCCCAGGATGGGCGCGCGGATGCCCTGGCGGCGCAGCTCGGCCACGAAGAGCGGCCCCTGCGGCGCCTCGCCGGCGATGAAGACGGCGTCGAGGTTCAGCCCCTTCCAGTCCGCCACGATCTGCTCGGTGCCGCGCTGGCTGGCGTCGGCGTTGGGGTCGTACGACTGGCGCGCGGCGATCTCCATCTGCAGCTCGGCGGCGCGCTCCTCGAACGCGTTGGCGAGGCCGCGGCCGTACGGGTTGCGCACGTAGAAGATGGCGACGCGCCGGTAGCCGTGCGCCGCCGCGTAGTCCGCCATCCCCCGGCCCACGCGCGCGTCGGTGAACGTGGCGCGGAACACCCGCCGGTAGCCGCGCCCCGTCAGCTCCGGGTCCGTCGCGGCGGGGGAGACGAGGGG includes these proteins:
- a CDS encoding sigma 54-interacting transcriptional regulator, whose product is MVAIALESCIRQDQSELARSVEELSVRHWGRKEAVKLIGVDPCLLEAQEKIQRFARSESPVLITGETGTGKELFAKALYLLGPRAGRPFLRINCAQYNDGNLIASELFGHKKGSFTGAIGDHRGIFEEANGGVVFLDEIGELTPGAQAMLLRTLGEGEVVPVGGSCVRRVDVRVIAATSRDLRPMVKAGTFRADLFYRLRYLWLHVPALRERGDDWELLTGHYLGLLNSRWSNRKRLSPSASETLRTYHWPGNVRELRSLVDMGFHLADGEVIQPREFADALEPSGEGHSYTVANGNGNGAAHANGTVEACYERMVRGGESFWLVVHTPFLDRELSRSEVRQIVARGLRQTNGSYKRLLKLLGLQAEDYLKFMDFLRHHRLKPELHV
- a CDS encoding antitoxin Xre/MbcA/ParS toxin-binding domain-containing protein, whose protein sequence is MPRRKRPEGETVYETAAQRARRPAQVREVLAAEEYASAAYAPLLDSVGQTLRYASYLNARRGFSTDAALAEVFPVSPSRVTRWKQGHPPEAENARLLRDLGIVVSLLDGFVDEDAIHDWLHGTNAHLGNRRPVDVVRDGRLSEVVRALEAEKSGAFA
- a CDS encoding RES family NAD+ phosphorylase, which gives rise to MMAEAAGLSCWRAFPWDPAAADGEPFSPRFVPPVQGSGRFDLGAPLVLYMAESPAHAVGEVMQSFRGCLVGATHLRRFGKALAVVEVKLPREIPGRLADLTDPAILSSLGIRPDALASRDVQRTQSISRSLFRAGYPGFRWWSSLMGDWHTVVLFLDRVPVSDLSYGQPQALSLAHPAMQSAASLLGFRLDR
- a CDS encoding histidine kinase N-terminal 7TM domain-containing protein, with translation MTWQYTPHLVPLLVSGAISAALAVYAWRHRNVTGASGFMLLMTASAVWSLVDALYFAATGLEAKLWSAKLLHLGATMVPVGWLILVLQHTGRTAWLTRRRLAVIAAVPVVTLALIFTNELHGLYWSKFELSVRGGLVVTNNTAGPLFWFHLVYAWALITLSILLLLGSAGEGSALQRRQARVLLIAAILPWLGNVLYYLRLVTFAANPMPFLFTLSGIALAWGVFRFRLFDIVPVARDAVIEGMSDAVVVLDAESRIVDLNPAARRIIGPLAEVGIGKMASHVLSAWADGIRPNPATGAAQAEIRLGEGDARRDYDLRISPLLDPKGFLSGKLLVMHDVTERKRGEEELRVAKEVAEQASLTKTQFLANMSHELRTPLNAIIGFSELLMEEVEDRGLDELSPDLERIRDSGRSLLGLINDILDVSKIEAGKMDIYPETFGLAALLGEVLATVRPLAAKRGNELRMESRPDLGTMRTDVTKLRQMLLNLLSNALKFTERGTVTVAVERTEDGRRVAFRVTDTGIGMTEAEMGRLFQPFTQADASTTRRYGGTGLGLTITRRFCEMLGGEIGVESEPGRGTGFTITLPAEIDTPATVPDSIALPGIPRPATLAPATG
- a CDS encoding ABC transporter substrate-binding protein, translating into MNDVNPHISHRHPMRSPAPRAALAAAIVLAACGPRRDVAEERAYRAEHGTGDIVVGAAWPWKARAGLLYGQGMEMAVDEVNASGGIHGRHLRILREDDGESVDEGSLVAQRLSKDPDVVAVIGHLQSYVTVPAAAVYDLAGIPLVSPAATDPELTGRGYRRVFRATFTDARVGRGMADYAAAHGYRRVAIFYVRNPYGRGLANAFEERAAELQMEIAARQSYDPNADASQRGTEQIVADWKGLNLDAVFIAGEAPQGPLFVAELRRQGIRAPILGGDALGIPDALRVGGSAVEGTVVASAFHAGDVRPEVRRFVDAFRKRYGVQPDVGAALGYDAVGVLAQAMRRTPTPTPEHIAAALRSTHAWQGVTGPFTFDDHGDLVDKPVRKMVAHAGRWEYLDESHGIPGAAPAAVPARTSLRAGQPSGPGDAGRAAGGRTE